The following nucleotide sequence is from Salvia splendens isolate huo1 chromosome 2, SspV2, whole genome shotgun sequence.
TATCGAACAAGTGATGAGCGCTCTGCTAactgtttttttatttcctttgtttGATCACggcaatttttatttatttctgtgATGATTGATTCCGTAATGTGCATTTCTTAGGAAACTAATTTATCTAGGGTTTAAGGTAATACGTTCTGGTGATTGAGAAATTGATgaatgtgtgtgtttgtgtatttttctGAATTCAGCTCTGGAATCAGCATGGATCTATTAGTTAAGGTCTCAATTTGTGCCAGCTAGAGACTAGAGTGTATCTTAGTGATCAAGGTTTTCGAGTTTTGCTAGCCAGATCATGTCAGATGGTCTTGAATGTTTAATCCAATCTAATGTGAACGATATAGGAACTATAAGAAGATTGTGTTATCTATGCTTAGAATTTTTCACTCAGTAGTGGAATTGTGGTGTGATCAAGTGTGTTATAAGACCATACCACAACAGAGTTATGTTAATGGCACTATAGGATTTGGTAAAAATGCTAAGAGTTGTTTTGTCTAGTTTAGCCGTGCTTGTTTGCAACTTGATGTCTCGTCAGACAGGCTGTGTCCGTTTCTTTTATCTGAATGTGGCGCGGCCGAAGATGTTAGATCCTCGGCGTTATAAGACCTACAATCTAATATTGACATTACTTTTTGTAGGCGTTTCTCTGAAGACCCAGGAACTCTACGCTATTGTTTTTGTCACTCGATACTTGGATCTTTTCACGGACTACATCTCATTGTACAATACATTgatgaaaattattttcttgGGAAGTTCCATATCGATATTCTGGTATATGAAGCATCACAAGGTTGTCCGCAGATCCTACAACAAAGACCAGGACACTTTCCGTCACTATGTCCTTATGATACCCTGTTTGTTTTTAGCACTGATTGCAAATGAGAAGTTTTCCTTCAAAGAGGTATCTCGGCTCCCATAAAAGTGCTAGTTAGCCTTAACCTTACTTAAGTCCATGCGTCTTGACTCTAATGTATGGTTTATCAGGTGATGTGGGCATTTTCCTTATACCTAGAAGCAGTTGCTATCCTTCCTCAATTAGTTTTGCTGCAGAGAACAAGGAATATCGACAACTTGACTGGACAATATGTTTTTCTTCTAGGGTAATTGTCAATTGCAGCATTCCTAATTTCTGAGTGAAgatctttattttattggtTACATGGAACTTTGTGATAGGCTGTCTTACACCAGTTTTACTGCATGAATGAGATTTGATGGATATTTCATGCTTTATTCAAGAAGGATATATTTTAGTGGTATTAAGGTTAAAAATTTGATAAATGATTTGCTGCATGAATGTGATTTGCTGGATAATTCGTGCTTTATATCCCTCCTTAAAATTATTTTGGTTAGAAACTATGCTTAGATGATATGATCATCCAGCCGTccattatatttttctttacatcTGTCCGAAAGCTTTACTAGTGCGGTGTATCTTTTAATTGATTCAACAACTGCTAACGAGCTTATTAATAGTTTTTGGTGATCAAAGTTTCTTCTCTTTTTGTATTTTGTTCACCTTTTCATGTTTGTATCTCTCGGTTTAGAAGATTAATTGCTTTAACATATGTGACCTGATCAAAACTCTCTTGAAGAACCATTTCTCTTATTAGTCATCCATCTGAAGAAGTGCCCTTCTCATCTTTCTGCCAGATTTATTCAAACAGAGACATTGTTTACCATGCCGATGTTAAAGTAACATTAACTATGCAATTCTTTCTGTGATTGTGATATTAGCTGATGAGTTCCTTGCCTTTGCATTGCAGTGCATACCGAGCATTTTATATTCTTAACTGGATTTACCGTTTCTTCACTGAACCACACTATGTCCACTGGATAAGTATGCCTCTCTGCCTCTCTGCCtctatccctctctctctctgagtCTCATCctcaaataatatttgtatcCCATTTCTGCTCCCACAGTTTGGATTTCAGGACTTGTTCAGACGCTTCTTTATGCTGACTTCTTCTATTACTACTTCCAAAGGTATGATCTCTACACACATCATCTAATGATCGATGTAAATCTAAAACAAACACGGTATATACATCTAATATTCGACTGTTTTCAGCTGGAAGAATAACGTGAAGCTCGAATTGCCTGCTTGAGCTTGCTTTGAGAAAGGTACAAAAAGGTGAGAGAGTTTTGAGAAACAGATGGTTACAAATTGAGAAGTGGTAATTGGTGAAGCATCATTTTCTTTCACTCACAACGTGCGAGTATCCATTTGTAGAGCATTATTTTGTATTGGTAGATGAATATGTGGAAGTATTCTTGCCGGATCTGCAAGATTTGTTTAGCAAGGTCTCGCAAGATTTGATGCACCGTTTTGTTGCCAACCATTTATTTGGTACTTGAATGAAGCAAATGATATATAATTTCTTCGTGTTTCTTACTCAAATATGGAAAGATGCAAGATGCAGTAACAGTGTCTCTCTTCAATTCTGTTTGTGCAAGAAGCATATATACATGGACATCATATTTGCTATACGAACATAACCAAAATTATAAATAGgaacatcacccgaactccttacTCTAGCAAGAGCCTGCCGATACAAGACATCTCTTCACACTTATATCTAACAAAGTCAACCTATTATATTCTCACTTTAAAACTACTAGTACTACTTATTAATGTGCAGTACAAATAGAGAAGATTAAGAGGCAGTGTGGGAGATTAGAGGTCTAGATTATGTTGAGATTGAAACACAACATAATCCCAAGTGTGGGaatgtttaaaaaataaatttgtaaaataatcAACAGAGATTGAATTTTAACCTGAATTGGATTTTCCCCAAAGATTGGAAAACACATAAGAGATCATGACGTTCTATGATTCGAAGCTAGCGGGgttaaattgaataattgagTACAATAGACAAAGTTATTCAGCTCCTAGCCAGTACTAATACAAATTCTTAAGCTTAATATGACAAATATAGCTATGATATCAagatcatgaaaattacaaaaataagtAATAATAAAACGCAATAAGACCAAAATCTCTCATATCAGAAAAACAATCAAAACAGAGTCAACAGTGACAGACGCCATCGCCGATCCAGAACCCAATTCTGGGAACCAAAATCGCATGACACAAACCAAAAGACAGAAATCAAACGACAAAAAGTTTCAAGACCGACATCAAATTCGAGTTTTTTGCAGTAAACAAGACGAGAGATAATATGAGGACAAAACACAGTTCACTTGGCACCCTTCTTGGCAGCAGCCTTGGTCACCTTGGCTCCTGAAGGATCCTTCTTCTCCACGCTCTTGATCACACCAACAGCAACAGTCTGACGCATGTCCCTCACGGCAAACCTTCCAAGAGGAGGGTACTGCGAGAAGGTCTCCACCACCATGGGCTTGGTCGGAATCATCTTCACCATACCAGCATCACCATTCTTCAAGAACTTGGGCTCCTTCTCAAGCTCCTTACCAGAACGCCTGTCAATCTTGGTCATGAGCTCAGAGAACTTCACAGCAATGTGAGATGTGTGGCAGTCGAGGACTGGGGCATATCCGTTTCCAATCTGCCCAGGGTGGTTCATGATGATGACCTGTGAAGTGAAGTTAGCAGCCTCCTTGGCAGGGTCATCCTTGGAGTTTGATGCAACGAAACCACGCTTGAGATCCTTGACAGCAACATTCTTGACGTTGAAGCCAACATTGTCCCCTGGCAGAGCTTCTTGAAGGGCCTCGTGGTGCATCTCAACAGACTTCACTTCAGTGGTCAGCCCAGTAGGTCCAAAGGTGACGACCATACCAGGTTTGATGACACCAGTTTCGACTCTTCCAACTGGCACAGTTCCAATACCACCAATCTTGTAGACATCCTGAAGTGGTAGACGAAGAGGCTTGTCTGAGGGCCTCTTGGGCTCCTGGACAGCATCAAGAGCCTCAAGAAGAGTTGGGCCCTTGTACCAGTCAAGGTTGGTCGACCTCTCAATCATATTGTCACCCTCGAATCCAGAAATAGGAACGAATGGGATCTTCTCAGGGTTGTACCCAACCTTCTTCAGGTATGAAGAGACTTCCTTGATGATTTCATCGTACCTAGCCTTGGAGTACTTGGGAGTGGTAGCATCCATCTAAGAATAAAGAGTAAAAAGTCAGCAAGATTATAACAGAAACCCATACCTAGATACTTAAAGCTATCAGGTAGGAAGCaaacaattttcaaaaaaagtagtattttgaAACTTTATCAACCGTGGAAAGTatttaaataaactatactaattaaattaaccACAAATTAATGGATAAAAGACAACAGATAATAACACAATTCAATTGTCAGGACTGATGGGATTCGAACCCATACTAACCACCTAAAGAAGGTGGCTCTCACCAATTGAACTACAGTCCGGAGTAAGCATAATAAAGGATAACCCTCTTTAATTTACCCAAACAACCATAGCAGGATGAAAGATGAATTGAGGATAACCAAATTCATATGCACGACAGAGGGAAAAATTGCATACATCATTAGTAAAAGAAAGTAGAAACACAAGAGGTTAGTCAATAATACCTTGTTACAGCAACAAATCATTTGCTTCACTCCAAGAGTGAAAGCCAAAAGAGCATGCTCACGGGTCTGTCCATCCTTAGAGATACCAGCCTCAAAACCACCAGTAGTGGAATCGATGATAAGCACAGCACAATCAGCCTGGGAGGTTCCAGTAATCATGTTCTTGATGAAATCGCGATGTCCAGGAGCATCGATGACCGTGCAGTAGTACTTGGTGGTCTCAAACTTCCAGAGGGCAATATCAATGGTGATACCACGCTCACGCTCAGCCTTCAGCTTGTCAAGAACCCAAGCGTACTTGAATgaccttttgttcatctcagcGGCCTCCTTCTCGAACCTCTCAATCACACGCTTGTCAATACCTCCAAGCTTGTAGATGAGATGACCTGTGGTGGTCGACTTCCCAGAGTCGACATGGCCAATGACCACGATACTGATATGAATCTTTTCCTTACCCATAATTCAAAGAGATTACTAAACCTGCGTCAAAACGAAAAAATCAATAGAGTCAAATGACATAACATGAAACTTATCACAACCCTGGCATCTTAatcaaaatatatgaaaaattaaatCATAGATCTAGGTAAACTGAAattgaaaaattattaaaattaaacagAGAATTGTAAACATAAGTAACACCTACGACTTCGAAAAACTTGAAAACAAGTACTCCTAAGAAAGCATCAAAAAAAGGCGAATAACAATTGAATCAAAACAAATCACTACAGATAGACAAACAGCCACAGTTTTATGAAAACACTAAATAGATTCACCTAAACATGCTTAACAACGAAAATTACTCATGAAATGAGCAAATCAGGCCTCAGCCGACAAAAAAAAGCTAAACAATAGCACCCCATACGCATGCTGTTATTATTTCAAAAACAAGCAAACAGATCTAAAGATTGAATGAAAAATTTCCACAAACAAACTGATTTGAACAAATTCAATCGGCAGAAATGAAACAAGGAATCAACGGCTACAAAATCATACAAGAGCTAGAAGAGAATTCAACGCATGCTACATCTACAGAGAAGGATTTGTTACCTTCAAAATGCAAGCGAAATGGAAACTGGGAAGGAGAGGCGTAGCGAGAGtgtgtagagttttggtgaGTGCACCTATTTATATAGACCAGCTAGGGTTTAGGGTTACATATTTGCATCCGATTGACTGTTATACCCCTGTGTGCTGTGACTGGCTTTAGGTAAAAAAATGAACATTTGTTTTACTCCATTTATAAAAGATTTATTAATACTGTATATCTTTTGATAACTTATGATAACTTACAATTTTCACTtccataataaaatttatttttgagttCTTTATTATTTGAGAATCTTCATTCAGTTATGGAAGAAAATCCCTATTTGAGATTTTCTGATTTGCTTGAAAATATCTAGTTGTTTCAATCAAACATgtttttataacaaaaaaatttttaaaagagaaTTGGCCTCtcaaatcaaattattataGTATATAGATAATGCGAATCTAAAAAGGTTATCAATGGATCCAATCTCAGCGacaattttgttaattaattatataaacatTATTTATACATATGCAGATGaacaaatacatgaatgcaTAGATATTCATAAATATCCTCATTTACTATTATGTAAGTTATTGTTGTTTTAAATTGTTCTAAATCAATCTTGGCATGGAAATTGCTAAGCAATTAAACTATTGTGaatcaaaaaaattaatacaatcAACTTGTTAAAAAAGCCCTAAAGAAAAAGTAGACCTTCATTTATATTTGGTGCAAAGAAACTTGGTAGCATATATTTAAAACCATACTATTAATTAACCGGatcatataattttataaaaaactaAAATCTTGAAAAAAAGAAGTAATGCTAAGAAGTACTACTACCGAGGAACTAACAAGTTGACTACGA
It contains:
- the LOC121782746 gene encoding elongation factor 1-alpha-like; translated protein: MGKEKIHISIVVIGHVDSGKSTTTGHLIYKLGGIDKRVIERFEKEAAEMNKRSFKYAWVLDKLKAERERGITIDIALWKFETTKYYCTVIDAPGHRDFIKNMITGTSQADCAVLIIDSTTGGFEAGISKDGQTREHALLAFTLGVKQMICCCNKMDATTPKYSKARYDEIIKEVSSYLKKVGYNPEKIPFVPISGFEGDNMIERSTNLDWYKGPTLLEALDAVQEPKRPSDKPLRLPLQDVYKIGGIGTVPVGRVETGVIKPGMVVTFGPTGLTTEVKSVEMHHEALQEALPGDNVGFNVKNVAVKDLKRGFVASNSKDDPAKEAANFTSQVIIMNHPGQIGNGYAPVLDCHTSHIAVKFSELMTKIDRRSGKELEKEPKFLKNGDAGMVKMIPTKPMVVETFSQYPPLGRFAVRDMRQTVAVGVIKSVEKKDPSGAKVTKAAAKKGAK
- the LOC121765003 gene encoding ER lumen protein-retaining receptor-like, with translation MNIFRLAGDMTHLASVLVLLLKIHTIKSCAGVSLKTQELYAIVFVTRYLDLFTDYISLYNTLMKIIFLGSSISIFWYMKHHKVVRRSYNKDQDTFRHYVLMIPCLFLALIANEKFSFKEVMWAFSLYLEAVAILPQLVLLQRTRNIDNLTGQYVFLLGAYRAFYILNWIYRFFTEPHYVHWIIWISGLVQTLLYADFFYYYFQSWKNNVKLELPA